CATTGTAGGCCGTGCGCGCCTCGGGCGATATGATGCCTTCCAGCGCCAGACGCGGGTTGCCGCTTGCGAGCCTGTTATCCGAGTAATCGACGGTGCCGTCCGCCGACCATTCCCAATTTTTGCCGATCCAGCCGCGCACGCCCGCGACGGCGCGCACACTGTCATAGCGCGAATTGTCATTTGCCTCGGGAAGGTCGGGGGTGTCGAGATAGACCGTGACGGTTTTCCCAAAGGGGTTTGCGGGATCGGCGGCATCCAGTGTCGTGGAAGTCTGCCTCGGACTGTTGTAACTTTGGCGCGTGCGCCCGTAGGTGAATTCGCCGTAGCCGCGCAAGATTTTGGGGATGAAATCGTATTCCACCTGCGCGTTGGCGGAAAACACCTCCATGGGCTTGTAGAGCACCACGCGTCCGAGGCTTTCGCCCTTGTTGACCACGCCGGCGGTTGGCGTGAAGTCGGCGATGGTGAGCGCCTGCGCTTGCGCGGGAGAAAGCCCCTTGGGTATGGCCGCGTAGCGCGCGCTTGTGGCTCCGGGGATGCCGAGGGTGGGCGCTGGATCCGACAGGGAGGTGAGCGCGACCATGCCCACCCCAAAAGAGCGGATGCCGTAATCCTCGAACGCCGACACACCGTATTGGTTCTTGAGCGTGGTGTCGGGGCCGTAACGCCTCCACGCCTCGTCCAGATAGTCGCGGTCGCGCGCGTAGAGCGGGTTGCGGTGCTGGTAATTGAGCGTGAGCGTCATGTTGCCGCGCCCGTGGCCGAAGGAAATGCCCTCGACATAATTCAGGCGATACTCGGTCGCGCCTCCCTCAGTCGCGGAGCCGATGTAAGCGGTCAGGTCGCGCCCGTGGTAATCGCGGCGCAAAATGATGTTGATGCCGCCGCTGATCGCGCCCGCGCCGTAAATCGCGGAGGCGGCGGAGGGCAGGATTTCGATGCGCTCGATGGCTGCCAGCGGGATGCGAGAGAGATCGGGTCCGCCGTTGTCCGTGTCGCCGCTGCGAGGGAGCGCGCGCCCGTTGACAAGAACGACCGTCTGATCCGACGAGAAGCCGCGCAATCCGACAGTCGAAAACTTAACCCATCCACCGCCGGACTCAACGAGGTTTCCCGGCGCGGTCTGCAAGAGACTCGCTCCAGCCGTGGTTTGCGGCAGGTTGCGCATGAGTTCCTCGATGCTCGTAAACCCCATGCGCTCGATGTCCACACGGCTGATGATGTCCTGGTAGACGGGCGCGTTTTCGCCGCTTTGCAGAAGGCTTTTGTTGATGAGTCCGTCGACGCGCTGGGCGGTGACTTCAAATTTTTCGAGCTGCACCGCGCTGCCCGGGTCATCAGGCGAATCGCCGGCAGGTGGGGGCGTGCTGCTTTGCGCCGCGAGGTTTGCGGCAAACGCGGGTATCGCGAGAAATGCAAACAGGGCGTGTCTGCGCGCGGACAGGGAGCGTGTGGTATGGTGCATTGTAGTCGGCGACTACAGTCCCTGTATGCATAGGGCAGGCCAAAGTTACCCAGAACGGATGAAAGAAAGGAGGATGCTCAAACAGCGGGACGAAGGAACGCTCCCAGTCGCTCACGCGCCAGCGCGGCCTCTTATGACCTCCGATGTGGGCGGCCACGGACAAGGCCGGACGCGGATCGCGTCAGACCGTCGGGAGCGTGCCTCCGTCGATGACGTATTCGCTGCCGGTGATGGCCGAGGCGCGGTCGGAGGCCAGGAACGCCACCAGCTCGGCCACCTCCCCGGGGCGGTTGGGCCGGCCCAGCGGGATGCCACCGAGCGCATCCATCAACTGCCGGCGCGCCGTTGTCTCGTCGACTCCGGCGTCCGCCGCCAGCCGGGCGATCAACCCGGTCGCCGAGGCGGTTTCCGTAAAACCCGGCGCCACCGTGTTCACCCGCACGCCCCGCGGGCCGACTTCGTTGGCCAGGCCCTTGCTGTAGGTCGCCAGGGCCGCCTTGGCCGCGGCATAGGCCAGCGTCGCCTCGAACAACGGCAGCCGGCGCTGGATGGAGGTGATGTGAACGATCACGCCCGCCGCCTGCCGCAGCATCGCGGGAAGCAGCGCGCGGTCGAGCCGCACCGCGGAAAGCAGGTTCAGCTCCAGCGTCTCCTGCCACATCGCATCGGTCAGCGCCAGCACGCCTCCGCCGGGCGCGGTCGAACCGCCGAGATTGCTGACGAGGATGTCCACTCCGCCCCGCCATTCCTCGACGACGCGGGCCACCTCCCCGACGCCTTCGGCGGTGCCGATGTCGGCGGCGACAAACCGGACGCCCGGCGGCAGGCCCGGGGCGGGCGAACGGGCGGTCGCGATGACATCGGCGCCGCCGGCGGCCAGACGGCAGACGATGGCGGCGCCGATTCCCCGGGTGCCGCCGGTGACAAGCGCGCGCTTGCCGGCAAATTCGGTGGGATCGATGGGCATGGCGGAAGAAACGGTGGCGGACATTTCAGGGAGCGATGGCCAGCGCGGCGATTTTCCCGCCCTCGATGGTGAAACGAAAACGAAGCCGGACCGGGCTTCCCTCGAAGTCGCCGGAGACCTCGCCCGCCAGCACGGCGCCGTCGTCAAGCGGCGAAACTTCGTCCACGGCCAGCACGGCGCGGTAGTTGCGGCTCACGTCGGCATACCATGCCGCGATCGCCGGGCGGCCGCGGTATTCGTGGCCCTCGTCGCGGACGAGCGCGTCGTCGGTGAAGCAGGCGGCCAAGGCCGCGCTGTCGTGGCGGTTGTGGGCTGCGACAAACGCAGCGAGGAGCGGAGTGAGTGAAATCGACATGCCCCATTCTGCCACAGGCCACTGACAGCCCTGTGTCAGCAGGGTTGCCCCGGGGCGATTTTGTGATGGCTCGCCGCCGCCGCGCCCGCGTCCGCGAGCAGTTTTCGCAAGCGGGCCGGGGACAGCACGGTGGCGGCGGTCCCGAAGGAGAGCAGCCAGCCGACGAGCCGGTCCCATTCCACCGCGGCAAGCGTGAACACGATGCCGTTTTCGCCGGGCTGCTCATTCATGATGCCCTGCCACCATTCGCGTTTCACCCGGTCGGCCGCGAGCGGCGCGAATCTTATCCGGGCTTGCAGGGTCGGCGCCGGCATCGTCTCCCGCATGAAACCGGCGAGGTCGAAATCCGCCCGCGGCGCGAAATTTTCGCGGGCAACCCGCACCTCGCTCATCCGGTCCGTGCGGAAGTCCCGATACGCGCCGCGCGTCCGGCACCAGGCGATCAAGTGCCAGCGTTCGAGGTAATGGATCAGCCCCTGCGGCTCGACCGTGCGCGGCTCGGGCCCGTCCCTGCCCGCGCCCTGATAGAAAAATTGCAGCACCTGCCGTCCGGACAGCGCCCGCTGGATCAGGTCGAGCGACGCCTGCGGCGGGCGCGGCGGACTGGCCGTGGTCGCGAGGGCGCGCTCCAGCCTCGACAGCCGGTCCTGCTCGCCGCGGGGCAGCACCGCCCTCACCTTGGCCACGGCCGAACGCATCTGCGTCGCGACGGAGGCGTCGGTGAAGCGCTCGACCAGCAGGCCGCCAACCGCCAGCGCGTGGGCCTCCCCCGGGGTGAAATTGACCGGCGGAAGCAGGTAGCCGCGCCGCAGCGCATAACCGACGCCCGCTTCCGCCACGATCGGCACGCCCGCCTCGCCCAGCGCCGCCAGATCGCGGTAGACCGTGCGCACGCTCAAGCCGAAATGACGGGCCATTTCGCCGGCCGTGATCACGCGCCTGGATTGCAGAAGAAGGATCTGGGCGAGCAAACGGTCCACCCGGTTCATGGCCGGGTTGTGCAGAAGAATGCGGGCGTTGGCAATGCCGGCGAACGGTCCGGCCCGGAAGGCCCGGCGGGACCGCTCATGCGCCCAGGCAACGCACGGTCATCTCGCGCAGGACATCCTCCTGCTCGGCCGGCCTGCGGATGATCTCTTCGAAGGCGTTGACCAGCTCCATCTGGTTGTCAATGAGGCGGCGCATGCCCGGGAGTTTTTTGGCATCGGCCAGCTTGCCCAGGTAAAAGGGATGCTGCGTGAAGAGATTGTAGGCGCTTTTCTCCGTCGCACCCGCGAAATGCCGCCCGTAGGTCTCCGCCGCGCGGTCGAGGTCGGCCTTGCTGAAGCCGCGCGGCCCGGGCCGCAAATCGCCCGCGTCCACCAGCGCGCGCACCTGAAGCAGCAGGCGGTTGCGATTTTGGAGCGACGAGATGACCGGGCGCGCGTCGCCGCCGCCGAAAAAATGCCGGTGCAGCGCGGCCAGCGTCCATTTCAGGTCGCCGCTGAAAAACGCCTCCGCCGCCTCGAAGAAATCGCCCTCGGCGACGTTGGGCGTGAGCTCGTCCACGAGCGGCTCCTCGATCACGGCCGCGCCCTCGTCAAGCGCGGTGGCGAGCTTGTGCGTCTCCTCGATGAGCAGGCGGGTGTTGGGGCCCACGCGCGCGAGCAGCAGGCGCAGCGCGCCTTCGCTGAAGGTCACGCCCAGCACGCGCGCCTCGGCCATGACGACGCCGGCGAGCGCGTCGGCATTTTTGTCGGTGTCGGTCCCGCCGGTGAACACGAAGTCGGCGGTCTTCTCGCACCATTTATAAAACGCCCGCCGCCGGTCGATGGGCGCGGCGGTGATGAGCACGAGCACCTCGGCGGGATTCACCTTGGCGAGCAGCTCCTGCAAATCCTCCACGACCTTGAGCGTGCTCTCGGCGCGGCCGGTCGGAGTGTCGGCGAGGAAGTTCACGTCCTTCAGCCACACGAGACGCCTGCCGCCGAACATCGACACGGTTTGCACGCTCTCGCGAAAGCGTCCCACGGCGGCCTCGACCTCGGCGACATTACTGGCGAAGCCGCTCAGCATCTCGCGGGAAAACTCGTCCTCGACCTCGCGCGCCAGTTCGCCGAAACGCGTTTTGCCCGCGCGGTTGACCAGAAAGTCATCCGCGCCGCAGACAAAGATGAAGGGCTTCGCCGAGGACATGGCGCTAGGGAGAAGTAACAAGTAACAAGTGGCAAGTAACAAGACGGGAGGCGGGACGGGGGCGACGGCACAAAAGGCGGAGGCACATGGTGCGATCCAAAGGATGTCACACTGCCGCCCTCTTTCCTCTTTATTCTTTCTCTTTCCTCTTTCTCCCTGCTCGTCCCTGACGAACGAGGAAAGAGGGCGTGGCGATACTTTGCATCACCTCTGTGCCGGCGCGGGCGGCGGCATGAGCGCGGGATTGATCAGGATATGCAAATCGTCCGCCACGCGCGCCGCCCGCGAAAGCGGAAAGCCCGGCGGCACGCGCCCCGTCGCCAACCCGCGGTAAACCTGCGCCCAGGCGGCCGTCTCGCCTGCCGCCGCCGTCTCCCCGCCTTTCGCCAACTCCGCGAAAAACGGCCGCGCCAGCGTGTGCGGGGTGAGCACGAGCGCGGCCTGCGGTTGCAGCGCATTGACCTCCAGAAAATCGCGCACCGTCGCCGGCTGCGCCCAAACGCGTCCGCCCGCCCCTCCCGCCGCGCCGCCGCCATACCAGGCCGCGCCCGCCGGCACATCGCACATCCAGCCCGCCTCGCGCCCGGACATGGCGGCCGCGACACTCTCGCTTTCGACCTGGCGCGCCACGCCTTGGAACAGCGCCGGATAATACGGCGGGTAGCTGAAATGCAGCTTGCGCGGCTCCGCCAGCTCGCGCGCGAGCGGCAGCGCCTGCACCGCCAGCAACACCCACGCCGCCCGCGCCGCGTGCGCGCCGAGCGTCGCGTGGCTCGCCACCAGCACCGTGAAAAACCGCGCGCCAAACACCGCCATCACCGGCGCCGCGCACACCCACGGCGAACGCTCCCCCTCGCCCGAGTCGAGAAACGCCCGCGCCACCACCCACGCGCCCAGCGCCGCGACGAAAAGCCAGCGCGCTCCATTCGCCTCCCCGCGGCGAAACCGATACAGGCAGCCCGCCACAAAAAACGCCGTCAGCAACAAACCGCCGCCGCTCCACGCCTCCACGCCCAGGCCGCGTTGCAGGCTCGTGAGCACCTTGTTGCCCAGCTTCGCCACGTCGATGCGCGGCGCATCGGGCGAGAAGGTCGCCCGCACGGTCGCGGGCTCGGCAGTCGGATCACCCGCCTTCAACGCCACACCCTGCCACGCAAACGCCAGCGGATTGCCCGTCAGCGCGATGTTGCGTCCGACCCACGGCCCCGCCACGACCGCAAACGCCGCCAGCAGCACCGCCGCCGTGCGCGCTCCCGCGCGGCGCCGCCATGCCCCCGCGAGCGCCACCGGCAGCACCGCCAGCGCCGCGTAGTCGGTCAAAAACAGCAGTCCGCACACCACGCCCGCGCCCGCCGCCGGCAGGACGGATGCGGCACGCGCATCCCGTCTGCGCGGGTCGGGTGGCACGGGCGTCCCGCCCGTGGGATTGTGTGGCATGGGCGACCCGCCCATGTTTTCGAGCGATTGCCCCGCGAAGCACGGGCGAGACGCCCGTGCCACCCGATCCGCCGCCGCTTCGATTTGAAACAGCGCGAGCAACAATACCATCGCCAGCGGCGCTCCATTTACCGCCACCGTCGCCTGCCAGACCGGGGCCGACACCAGCATCGCGCCCATCGCCACCCACGCCGTCGGCGCGTCAAACCACCGCCGCGCCAGCCGCCACGTCTGCCACGCCGCGCACCAAAGCAGCAGCACGTTCAGCGCGAGCAGCACGTAGTCCGCCCGAAATCCGTTCGGCGGCTCGGGCGCCCGGCCGAACAACCCCGCGCGCGTCTCCGCCGGAAAAACCTTCAACGCCCCCGCGATGACCAGCGGATAGAGCGGCGCGTGATGCAGCTCCGGCAGCGCCGCCTCCGCGCCCGGCTCGAAACGCTCCCGCGCCCAGGCCGCCGTCTGCGGATAATTCACCGGCGTGGAGAACCCGCGTCCCTCCGCGAGCTGCCGTGCCATCGCCGCCTGCGCGAGCGTTTCCTCCGATGCCGGTCCGCGGAATTGTTTGTATCCGACCAATCCTGACAAAATCAGCACGCCCGCCACAAACGCGGCGCGCCGCAGCCAGAGCGTCCCGTCGCCCACTTCCAGCCAGTGCACCCATTCCTGAAGCGAACGCGCGCTCATGGCGTGGCGCGAGCATCGCGGCCTGCGAAAAAGCAGGCGGCCTCCAGCCGTTTGGACGGCGGAGCCGCCGGATCTCGTAGCGCAGGCATCCTGCCTGCCGTCGTTTCCCGGCGCGAAGCGCCGCTGACTTGAAAACCACCGCGCTGCGCGCCGCCGCTTGGGGACGGCAGGCAGGATGCCTGCGCTACGAGGCGAGGCCACGTCCTTCGTCCGCCGCGCATTTTGCCCGCGGCCCTCATCGATCGATCACGTCGAGTTCCGGCCATTGCGCGAGCTTGCGGTGCAGCGTGCGGCGGCTGATGCCCATGAGTCCGGCCGCGCGCGTGCGGTTGCCGCGCGCCTTCAGCAACGCCTCGCGCAGCAGCCGCTTCTCGTTTTCCTCCACCGACAGCGAGGCGCCCGCAGCGCCCGCCGGGAGCGCCGGCATCCTGCCGGCATTGTCCGCGGGAGCGGGCATCCCCGCCGTGTCCGCCCCCGCGCCGGCCGCCGACGGCAGCATCAATGCCGGGGCCTCGCCGCGGAAACGCGGCTCCAGATCGAACTCCGTGAGCTTGCCGCCGCGGTGCAGCACGACCGCGTTTTCCACGAAATTGCGCAGCTCGCGGATGTTGCCCGGCCACGGATACGCCTGCAAATAACGCAGCGCGCCCGGCTCGACGGTGAGCGGCGGCACGGCATTTTCCTTGCTGAATTGCGCGATGTAATGCGCCAGCAGCAGCGGGATGTCGTCGGGACGGACGCGCAGCGGCGGCATCGTGATGCGCACCACGTTCAGGCGGAAAAACAAATCCTCGCGAAACTTCCCCTCGCGCACCATCTGCTCCAAGGTGCGGTTCGTCGCCGCCACCAGCCGCACGTCGAGCTGGATGGGCTTCGTGCCGCCCACGCGCTCGATGGTCTTGGTCTCCAGAAAACGCAGCAGCTTCACCTGCGTGGAGGCCGAGATCTCGCCGATCTCGTCGAGAAACAAGGTGCCGCCATCCGCCGCCTCGAAACGCCCCACGCGCCGCTCCGTCGCGCCGGTGAACGCGCCGCGCTCGTGCCCGAAAATCTCGCTCTCCAGCAGGTTCTCCGACAACGCCGCGCAGTGCACCGCGACAAACGGCGCGCGCGCGCGCGGGCTCGACTGGTGGACGGCCTGCGCCACGAGCTCCTTGCCCGTGCCCGACTCGCCCTCGACGAGGATGGTGGCGCGCGAAGGCGCGACGAGCCGCACGCGGTCGATCACGTCCTTCAGCGCCTGCGAATTGCCGACGATGCCATCGAAGTTGTATTTCTCGTCGAGCCGCTCGTGCAGTTGTTTGACCTCGATTTCGAGCGTCTTGGTCTTGAGCGCGCGCTGGATGAGCACCTCGAGGCGCTCGATGTTGACCGGCTTGGTGAGAAAATCGACCGCGCCGCGCTTCATCGCCTCGACGGCGGTCTCGATGTTGCCGTAGGCGGTCATCATGATGACGGCGGGCTTGTTCGGCAGTGCGAGCGCGCGGTCGATCACGCGCAGGCCCGATTTGCCCGGCATGCGCAGGTCGGTGACGATGACGTCGAACTCCTGCGCGTCCATGAGGTTGGCCGCCTCGTCGGCGCTGCCGGCGACGGAGACATCGAAGTTGTCTTCCAACGCCTGTTGCAGCCCTTCGCGGGTATGTTTCTCGTCATCGACGATGAGGACGCTCGGCACCATGGCGCCCCTATTCACGCCGCCCCGGGCGGCGCGGTCAAGCCCCGCGAGGAAATTACGATTTACTGATTACGATGTACGATTTGAGGGCGCAGCCGCGCCGTCATGCGCATGGCGCGGCTGCGCCCAAATCGTAAATCGTCCATCGTAAATCGTAATTTTTCCCCTCACAGCTCCGTGTATTTGTCCGAGCGCCCGCGCGCTTTTTCGACGGGGTATTTTTTGGCGTTGGCGGACATCTTTGCCTCGATCACGGCGGCCACGTCCATGCCGGTCATGTTGGCGAACTCCAGCGCGTAGATCACGACGTCGGCCAGTTCCTCCTCGATTTTTTTGCGCCGCGCCTCGTCGCGCGCGACGGCGCGCGATGCCTCCGGGGTGCTCCACAAGAAGTGCTCCATCAACTCGCCGGCCTCGGCGGCGAGCGCCATGCTCAGGTTCTTGGGGGCGTGAAACTGCTCCCATTCGCGTTCGCGCGCAAAGGCCAGCACGCGAGCCTTCAGTTCCGCCAGTGTCGTAGTCGAGTCGGAGAGGGCATTCATTGGTCTGGTTGTAAAGCATGGACGAAATCGTCACAAAACGAAAATTAAATCTTGGCGGTTGGCCCG
This genomic stretch from Termitidicoccus mucosus harbors:
- a CDS encoding SDR family oxidoreductase; its protein translation is MPIDPTEFAGKRALVTGGTRGIGAAIVCRLAAGGADVIATARSPAPGLPPGVRFVAADIGTAEGVGEVARVVEEWRGGVDILVSNLGGSTAPGGGVLALTDAMWQETLELNLLSAVRLDRALLPAMLRQAAGVIVHITSIQRRLPLFEATLAYAAAKAALATYSKGLANEVGPRGVRVNTVAPGFTETASATGLIARLAADAGVDETTARRQLMDALGGIPLGRPNRPGEVAELVAFLASDRASAITGSEYVIDGGTLPTV
- a CDS encoding helix-turn-helix transcriptional regulator, with translation MNRVDRLLAQILLLQSRRVITAGEMARHFGLSVRTVYRDLAALGEAGVPIVAEAGVGYALRRGYLLPPVNFTPGEAHALAVGGLLVERFTDASVATQMRSAVAKVRAVLPRGEQDRLSRLERALATTASPPRPPQASLDLIQRALSGRQVLQFFYQGAGRDGPEPRTVEPQGLIHYLERWHLIAWCRTRGAYRDFRTDRMSEVRVARENFAPRADFDLAGFMRETMPAPTLQARIRFAPLAADRVKREWWQGIMNEQPGENGIVFTLAAVEWDRLVGWLLSFGTAATVLSPARLRKLLADAGAAAASHHKIAPGQPC
- a CDS encoding sigma-54-dependent transcriptional regulator; this translates as MVPSVLIVDDEKHTREGLQQALEDNFDVSVAGSADEAANLMDAQEFDVIVTDLRMPGKSGLRVIDRALALPNKPAVIMMTAYGNIETAVEAMKRGAVDFLTKPVNIERLEVLIQRALKTKTLEIEVKQLHERLDEKYNFDGIVGNSQALKDVIDRVRLVAPSRATILVEGESGTGKELVAQAVHQSSPRARAPFVAVHCAALSENLLESEIFGHERGAFTGATERRVGRFEAADGGTLFLDEIGEISASTQVKLLRFLETKTIERVGGTKPIQLDVRLVAATNRTLEQMVREGKFREDLFFRLNVVRITMPPLRVRPDDIPLLLAHYIAQFSKENAVPPLTVEPGALRYLQAYPWPGNIRELRNFVENAVVLHRGGKLTEFDLEPRFRGEAPALMLPSAAGAGADTAGMPAPADNAGRMPALPAGAAGASLSVEENEKRLLREALLKARGNRTRAAGLMGISRRTLHRKLAQWPELDVIDR
- a CDS encoding nucleotide pyrophosphohydrolase — protein: MNALSDSTTTLAELKARVLAFAREREWEQFHAPKNLSMALAAEAGELMEHFLWSTPEASRAVARDEARRKKIEEELADVVIYALEFANMTGMDVAAVIEAKMSANAKKYPVEKARGRSDKYTEL
- a CDS encoding TonB-dependent receptor domain-containing protein yields the protein MHHTTRSLSARRHALFAFLAIPAFAANLAAQSSTPPPAGDSPDDPGSAVQLEKFEVTAQRVDGLINKSLLQSGENAPVYQDIISRVDIERMGFTSIEELMRNLPQTTAGASLLQTAPGNLVESGGGWVKFSTVGLRGFSSDQTVVLVNGRALPRSGDTDNGGPDLSRIPLAAIERIEILPSAASAIYGAGAISGGINIILRRDYHGRDLTAYIGSATEGGATEYRLNYVEGISFGHGRGNMTLTLNYQHRNPLYARDRDYLDEAWRRYGPDTTLKNQYGVSAFEDYGIRSFGVGMVALTSLSDPAPTLGIPGATSARYAAIPKGLSPAQAQALTIADFTPTAGVVNKGESLGRVVLYKPMEVFSANAQVEYDFIPKILRGYGEFTYGRTRQSYNSPRQTSTTLDAADPANPFGKTVTVYLDTPDLPEANDNSRYDSVRAVAGVRGWIGKNWEWSADGTVDYSDNRLASGNPRLALEGIISPEARTAYNVFADHSLYPISRELLDQYFNYARNSHSRTTLFEGNARVTGDVFELPAGPLRASFIGRYSSWEYVQGQSYRGVEYFNNADQYESSSNDSTRKTWQGGFEAVIPVLGAKWRPVPVDALDLNFSASWESNKSGGINASSGLPVSSDVDAHTYVGAVKLQVTKDIALRASYTEGFYPPNWDDIGSPVFTQQVPGVFPDSARGYTMQADFTTVPPDMAFISVTMGGNPNLRPETSKSANYGVILTPRFLPGVTLSVDYWKTKKKDGIYITNFPDILAHADIFHANITRADPTPEDIAKGWLGRVISIDSRTLNADRIETDGVDFKLRYLRATERWGTFDWLTSATYTNQFVMQESPLVRPINTVGAGGPLRWRGASVFTWAKKRWTNTVTARYTHTYRTNTNTPSANFPNAAGYDGSHIASILNWDYQISYSVPYQRTRLSRSDTWFAGTTWTVGMLNIFNRKPAFVTDGSSYYNGYDDPRQRFLYVQVKKSF
- a CDS encoding nuclear transport factor 2 family protein; translated protein: MSISLTPLLAAFVAAHNRHDSAALAACFTDDALVRDEGHEYRGRPAIAAWYADVSRNYRAVLAVDEVSPLDDGAVLAGEVSGDFEGSPVRLRFRFTIEGGKIAALAIAP
- the holA gene encoding DNA polymerase III subunit delta, whose translation is MSSAKPFIFVCGADDFLVNRAGKTRFGELAREVEDEFSREMLSGFASNVAEVEAAVGRFRESVQTVSMFGGRRLVWLKDVNFLADTPTGRAESTLKVVEDLQELLAKVNPAEVLVLITAAPIDRRRAFYKWCEKTADFVFTGGTDTDKNADALAGVVMAEARVLGVTFSEGALRLLLARVGPNTRLLIEETHKLATALDEGAAVIEEPLVDELTPNVAEGDFFEAAEAFFSGDLKWTLAALHRHFFGGGDARPVISSLQNRNRLLLQVRALVDAGDLRPGPRGFSKADLDRAAETYGRHFAGATEKSAYNLFTQHPFYLGKLADAKKLPGMRRLIDNQMELVNAFEEIIRRPAEQEDVLREMTVRCLGA